The following proteins come from a genomic window of Athalia rosae chromosome 1, iyAthRosa1.1, whole genome shotgun sequence:
- the LOC105683643 gene encoding uncharacterized protein LOC105683643 isoform X1, with amino-acid sequence MPRKENTKARTWERDRRERMNTYFKTLGDLLPPHQDGRKRNKVDILIHAAKYIKDLQGRADDLFHAHASDVHKEELVRLKKLVSQLYSRTQLLSTLLKEAGISIPAEPAIEKVSAFKWSNKINLEDSEKLFMKIEEKKRAKRKKEKVARKKVPSKRKPATPSQPQSKRLSNSGLKNADRIEDQENRVNSINKDKKLANDTDDLGITTGTQGANSPSTISSTPAEETKAATSTGCDANFVAKKVDSFKKVKRKTKINQKNKIINHRTNHQVKNITSGTLILSGGKIMPVVTPITPLTSNIIVNPQAQSTNPFILSNGQSNQMIVMQHLPNPGQNSVIPVCNQTLINAVQKVTLNPVSKIHTNIVVSSQDWVANVKSIINATKISGRKCILPKGREITKTTMTYKVPIPAVHKEKIEKSKEILSRKDAEVKNKPKNSAKGIKNHNNSAKLGTVDETSKNNKEDALISDNKESSSLKRVSSTECVSLDEPDNKKIKTSESVVDLVQEENILINNTQITNPTSTCKSIESLRHVIQKIGSDLNETTPRSTASTCEIEVKKFSDPTNEERRSPAIDKHNSGTQLATEEQTVEDSTTELLQCPNSSTVDVSEKEEPSSIKSIESTHCMDLRDAHIQDKELTQLNGLSATRYSSQIATSTVTSVTVIDKPEESLKKISETQPIDNEAISATSNGGNSTEVREEEAVPESVKAVCNLGTRFDSLLQANDKRPELVENVATLETSKIILNLDTNTTTTLKPEANAMAKSINSTLLNEEDNLRANKLANLAKDEGLKSLLYSADNSFIPISRSEALHSDLSNDIFASLQVPSSSHHPESISPTAAFLMAFPLVSSLNGKTEVLEEEMKEDFKYRSQTPPMLLQIGAMEPNSFKLKASGATSSKEHIPDEEKKNLSSNLASYPVVSMQKYVKAMPEINKDLEASSKLINDESEVKGNQNLLNSGRQEKTTNSQSLNDTQQIAAESTKSLPKIIHTENLKEQYKIVQTSIPSSLTTAIEVNNTFVYTSTTSSVSYSTTPVITTCARAQIQSAPTVHHNRPVPKNTQNAVVPILASTNPISDSTTSLAAGINSNFQTSISTAVQKYDLRSQYTSTQNFIPNYPNISGNMELPQYTPPTFTSSVEKSSQSSLNNHVPNISSLTQVSQVSTQCHGQAKTSTSIQNLINNYPVRSKESHSLGNTDQHSGVNETLRLKQHSQDHRLDGYHRKKVETENFGQSFSFNKEDMINSQNQSVQGNTNPSMFQDKHTSTQSYIPYSKNAKKISASMITTAVSTGKSVLENTVHYSQNPMIAASNYDHSTVTDSSIKSTTTVAHNSSNFSILSWTTFSPVGGNNNAMHYEQGQPPSDSTENKTVCENFGYIPLHKDNVGFSNMLPEFPNEGGMNVNKLGNKPMLETHKQSFIDQTKPQSIQTTITPLKQNQNPSSDYKFNNENKNKAKYTIENNFMQTNYPNMEQQAKHQTISNKQDKSNYPMPSYNPQVLFNMPDAVSQVKYSTENYTGANFKYTEKLPQNQKYHPTAHSHVSVLEQPNSVYKQTQNGNKSKIQQIRPPVNWMMTPEIKHNTNIPDIILPPIGKELEYCQNNLFTQNTSYNQGSTNQFYNNYDATHSFSNISVIQNEPKKVDTFYSEEQPFSWSPTKNTHVVEQTQSIKPIDQHIVPSTLPTLVGDLALGTNIPEKQSFIFGQMSTRLSSEHNKEMIKEKDSNVSREFHTILHSQNGQHAVQGTFLSVSQLVEHEKAEKSQQARKHQRKSTSPRGSGKNQLDIRKQTAADQLHHDDQKSNVQNFPEQNYQQKYQQNDTHWRNRNCKSNYTAEALIGTNTNVQDDNQQDKHASIKFTSNYAQNKFPGTLSTETMMPINYFPNTDDGNNYGQANQNFNSYSYSSNANIYPTTNFITSISNTPTNYMMPLHENSDYLETNSFLLPNASSANPIKSQHYTGKHQNCDKRPYSTPKRSKRKPDMTQNIEFPISGINSPLEDYHSSFLSHANLYQNPSQANIYPKAVNTNLPGLPMTGNQNTVGPTGLPMNSNIPRGTSSGSPMVMTHPSGTSLTNFNLSTIFPEINDKVVGYKPPNSMPPGLTHSVSHTSNYAQRANYSNSLGHTPQVSESNQFANNMPPSSSVHYKNS; translated from the exons ATGCCCAGAAAGGAGAACAC CAAGGCAAGAACATGGGAGAGGGACAGGCGAGAGCGTATGAATACATACTTCAAAACACTTGGAGACCTTTTACCGCCCCATCAGGATGGAAGAAAACGCAACAAAGTCGACATCCTTATTCACGCAGCAAAGTACATAAAAGATCTCCAGGGAAGGGCCGACGATTTATTTCATGCACATGCTTCAGACGTGCACA AAGAAGAACTTGTCCGTTTAAAGAAGCTTGTTTCCCAACTTTATTCTCGTACTCAACTGCTTTCAACTTTACTAAAAGAAGCTGGAATTTCGATCCCAGCTGAGCCAGCAATTGAAAAAGTATCAGCATTCAAATggtcaaataaaattaatctcgAAGATAGCGAAAAgctttttatgaaaattgagGAGA aaaaacgtgccaaaagaaagaaagaaaaagttgcaagaaaaaaagtgcCTTCCAAAAGAAAACCTGCTACCCCCTCTCAGCCTCAGTCAAAAAGGCTGTCCAACTCGGGATTGAAAAATGCTGATAGAATTGAAGATCAAGAGAATCGTGTAAATAGCATAaataaggataaaaaattggcTAATGATACAGACGATCTCGGAATTACTACTGGAACACAAGGGGCAAATTCACCTTCCACAATCAGTTCAA CTCCTGCTGAAGAGACTAAAGCTGCTACTTCAACAGGTTGTGATGCTAATTTTG TggcaaaaaaagttgattctttcaaaaaagtgaaaagaaaaaccaagaTAAATCAGAAGAATAAGATTATCAACCATCGTACAAACCATCAAGTAAAAAACATTACATCTGGGACCCTTATACTGTCTGGCGGAAAAATAATGCCAGTTGTAACGCCCATAACTCCGTTAACTTCAAATATAATAGTAAATCCTCAAGCACAGTCAACAAACCCGTTCATACTGAGTAATGGACAATCAAACCAGATGATCGTTATGCAGCATCTACCAAATCCTGGTCAGAATTCAGTGATACCTGTATGCAATCAAACACTCATCAATGCTGTTCAGAAGGTCACATTAAACCCAGTCTCAAAAATCCATACTAATATTGTCGTCAGCTCACAAGATTGGGTAGCAAACGTCAAAAGCATTATCAATGCAACAAAAATTAGCGGTCGAAAGTGTATTTTACCCAAAGGCAGAGAAATCACAAAGACGACAATGACTTATAAGGTCCCGATACCGGCGGTTCACAAAGAAAAGATAGAAAAGTCTAAAGAGATTCTTAGCCGGAAGGATGCTGAAGTCAAGAATAAGCCCAAGAATTCTGCTAAGGGTATAAAAAACCATAATAACTCAGCAAAACTCGGCACTGTTGATGAAacatcgaaaaataataaagaagatGCTCTTATCAGTGATAATAAAGAATCATCTTCCCTCAAACGTGTTTCAAGTACAGAATGTGTGAGTCTAGATGAAcctgataataaaaaaattaaaactagcGAGAGCGTGGTCGATTTGGTCCAAGAGGAAAACATTCTTATAAATAATACCCAAATTACGAATCCAACGTCAACCTGTAAATCTATAGAGAGCCTACGCCATGTCATACAAAAAATCGGCAGTGACTTGAACGAAACGACTCCGAGGAGTACTGCTTCTACATGTGAaattgaggtgaaaaaattttcagacccAACTAATGAGGAACGGAGGAGCCCTGCAATCGACAAACATAATTCTGGAACCCAGCTTGCTACCGAGGAACAAACAGTGGAAGACAGTACCACAGAATTATTACAGTGCCCCAATTCAAGTACAGTAGATGTttctgaaaaagaagaacctaGTAGCATCAAATCAATAGAATCAACTCATTGCATGGACTTGAGAGATGCGCACATTCAGGATAAAGAATTAACGCAATTAAATGGGTTATCAGCCACGAGATATTCTAGTCAAATTGCTACATCTACGGTCACTTCTGTTACTGTTATTGACAAGCCGGAAGAATCTCTGAAAAAGATTAGTGAAACCCAACCAATTGATAATGAGGCGATATCAGCTACGTCCAATGGAGGTAACTCGACTGAAGttcgagaagaagaagctgtACCCGAAAGCGTAAAGGCAGTTTGTAATCTTGGTACTAGATTTGATAGTCTGCTACAAGCAAATGACAAGAGACCAGAGTTGGTCGAAAATGTAGCAACATTAGAAACAAGCAAGATTATCCTAAACTTGGATACAAACACTACTACGACTCTGAAACCAGAAGCAAACGCAATGGCTAAGTCGATCAACTCTACTCTTCTCAATGAAGAGGATAACTTAAGAGCGAACAAATTAGCTAATTTGGCAAAGGATGAAGGGCTCAAGTCCCTGTTATATAGCGCTGACAATAGCTTTATTCCTATCAGTAGATCAGAGGCATTGCATTCAGATTTGTCAAATGATATATTCGCATCATTACAAGTTCCATCAAGTTCTCATCATCCCGAATCGATATCTCCAACAGCGGCCTTTTTAATGGCTTTTCCCTTAGTTTCAAGTTTAAATGGAAAGACTGAAGTATTAGAAGAAGAGATGAAAGAAGATTTCAAGTACCGTAGTCAAACTCCACCAATGCTTCTGCAAATTGGTGCGATGGAACCCAATAGTTTTAAGCTCAAAGCTAGCGGGGCCACTTCATCCAAGGAACATATCCctgatgaagagaaaaagaacttaTCTTCCAACTTGGCATCTTATCCAGTAGTCAGTATGCAGAAGTATGTAAAAGCAATGCCTGAGATCAACAAAGACCTTGAAGCTTCATCTAAACTGATAAATGATGAATCTGAAGTTAAAGGAAATCAAAATCTCCTAAACTCGGGGAGGCAAGAAAAGACAACTAATTCACAGTCATTGAATGATACCCAGCAAATTGCTGCAGAGTCCACAAAGTCATTGCCGAAAATTATACACACTGAAAACCTTAAGgaacaatataaaattgtacaaaCTTCGATTCCATCATCTTTAACCACTGCCATTGAAGTGAATAACACTTTTGTGTACACATCTACAACGTCAAGCGTATCCTACAGCACAACACCTGTAATAACAACATGTGCACGTGCTCAAATCCAATCTGCACCTACCGTTCACCATAACAGGCCTGTGCCAAAGAATACGCAGAATGCTGTTGTACCAATTCTGGCCAGCACAAATCCTATATCAGATTCAACAACAAGCTTGGCTGCTGGAATTAACTCAAACTTCCAGACATCTATCTCTACTGCTGTGCAAAAGTATGATTTGCGATCACAGTATACCTCGacacaaaatttcattccaaacTATCCAAATATCAGTGGAAATATGGAACTACCTCAATATACTCCACCCACATTTACTAGCTCTgttgaaaaaagttcacaGAGTTCTTTGAACAATCATGTGCCTAATATATCCAGCTTAACTCAAGTCTCTCAGGTATCCACTCAGTGTCACGGCCAAGCTAAGACCTCAACTTCAATTCAGAATTTAATAAACAATTATCCTGTGCGAAGTAAAGAGTCCCATTCTTTGGGTAATACAGACCAGCATTCCGGGGTGAATGAAACTTTAAGATTGAAGCAACATAGTCAGGATCACCGACTTGATGGTTATCACAGGAAAAAAGTTGAGACGGAAAATTTTGGGCAGAgcttttcattcaataaaGAGGACATGATCAATTCTCAGAACCAAAGTGTTCAAGGGAATACGAACCCTTCAATGTTTCAGGACAAACATACCAGTACCCAGAGTTATATACCTTATAGTAAAAACGCTAAAAAAATTAGTGCTTCTATGATAACAACTGCTGTGTCAACCGGTAAATCCGTATTGGAGAATACTGTTCATTATTCACAAAATCCTATGATAGCAGCCTCAAACTACGACCACAGCACAGTTACAGACAGTAGTATAAAATCTACGACTACAGTGGCACACAATTCTTCAAACTTCAGTATACTATCTTGGACAACATTTTCCCCTGTTGGAGGCAATAATAATGCAATGCATTACGAACAAGGGCAACCACCGTCTGACAgcactgaaaataaaacagtttGTGAAAACTTTGGCTACATCCCTTTGCATAAAGACAATGTTGGTTTCTCCAATATGTTACCAGAATTTCCTAATGAAGGTGGTATGAATGTGAATAAATTAGGGAACAAGCCAATGTTGGAAACACACAAACAATCATTCATTGACCAAACGAAACCCCAAAGTATTCAAACTACAATAACTCCCCTGaagcaaaatcaaaatccgTCCTCTgattataaattcaataatgaaaataaaaacaaagctAAGTAtacaatagaaaataatttcatgcaAACTAATTACCCCAACATGGAACAACAGGCGAAACATCAAACGATATCCAACAAACAGGATAAATCAAATTACCCTATGCCAAGTTATAATCCGCAAGTATTATTCAATATGCCAGATGCCGTTTCGCAAGTAAAGTACTCTACAGAAAACTACACTGGTGCTAACTTCAAATATACGGAGAAGCTGCCGCAGAATCAAAAATATCATCCAACTGCTCACAGTCACGTTTCTGTATTGGAGCAACCCAATTCAGTCTACAAACAAACCCAAAATGGTAACAAATCTAAGATCCAACAAATCAGACCTCCAGTCAATTGGATGATGACACCTGAAATTAAACACAACACGAATATACCTGATATAATTTTGCCGCCAATCGGAAAAGAACTTGAGTACTgccaaaataatttattcacacAGAATACAAGCTATAATCAAGGCTCGACAAATCAGTTTTATAACAATTATGATGCAACGCATAGTTTCTCAAACATATCTGTGATACAAAATGAaccaaagaaagttgataccTTCTATTCAGAGGAACAACCATTTTCCTGGTCACCGACTAAAAATACACATGTTGTTGAACAAACGCAGTCAATTAAGCCTATTGATCAGCATATTGTACCTTCGACTCTGCCAACTCTAGTAGGCGATTTAGCATTGGGTACAAACATCCCCGAAAAGCAAAGTTTCATTTTTGGTCAGATGTCTACCAGACTTTCAAGTGAACATAATAAggaaatgataaaagaaaaagattcaaaTGTCAGCCGAGAATTTCATACCATATTGCATTCTCAGAATGGCCAGCATGCTGTTCAGGGTACGTTTTTATCTGTCAGCCAATTGGTGGAACATGAAAAGGCTGAGAAATCACAGCAAGCAAGAAAGCATCAAAGAAAAAGCACCAGCCCACGAGGAAGCGGTAAAAATCAACTAGATATTAGAAAACAGACGGCAGCAGATCAGCTTCATCATGATGACCAGAAATCAAATGTCCAAAACTTTCCTGAGCAAAACTATCAGCAAAAGTATCAACAAAATGATACACACTGGAGAAATCGTAATTGCAAGAGTAACTATACTGCAGAAGCTCTTATTGGTACAAACACGAATGTGCAAGATGATAACCAACAGGATAAACATGCATCTATAAAGTTTACATCAAATTACGCACAAAATAAATTCCCTGGAACTTTGTCTACGGAGACAATGAtgccaattaattatttcccaAACACGGATGATGGCAACAATTATGGGCAAGccaatcaaaatttcaattcgtaTTCATATTCTTCAAACGCTAATATTTATCCAACTACCAATTTCATAACGAGTATATCAAATACTCCAACAAACTACATGATGCCACTTCATGAAAATTCTGATTATCTAGAAACCAATTCTTTTCTATTACCAAATGCTTCGTCAGCAAACCCCATAAAATCTCAACATTACACTGGGAAACACCAGAACTGCGACAAACGACCATATTCCACCCCCAAAAGAAGCAAACGAAAACCGGATATGACACAAAATATCGAGTTCCCAATATCTGGGATTAATTCCCCTCTTGAAGACTATcactcttcatttttatcgcatgCAAACTTGTACCAAAACCCTTCACAAGCAAATATATATCCAAAAGCTGTTAATACGAATTTGCCTGGACTACCAATGACTGGAAATCAGAATACTGTTGGTCCTACCGGATTGCCAATGAATTCAAATATCCCCAGAGGAACAAGCTCTGGCAGTCCTATGGTCATGACACATCCTTCAGGCACAAGTTTGACGAATTTTAATCTGAGTACCATTTTCCCTGAGATCAATGATAAG GTTGTTGGATATAAACCACCGAACAGTATGCCACCAGGGTTGACACATTCAGTCAGTCATACATCAAATTATGCTCAAAGAGCAAATTATTCTAATTCCTTGGGCCATACACCGCAG GTTTCTGAGTCAAACCAGTTCGCCAATAATATGCCCCCCTCATCGAGTGTCCATTATAAAAATTCttga